The genomic interval TCGGCGAGTACTGCGTCACCTGCCACAACGACCGACTCCGTAGGGCCGATCTCTCCTTCGAGAGCTTGGACCTCGCGCGGGTCGATCAACACCTGGAGATCGGGGAGCGGGTCGCTCGACAGCTTCGCACGCGGGCGATGCCGCCGGTGGGCCGGCCGCGTCCCGATGAGGAGACGTACGACGCGCTGGCGGCTTGGCTCGAAACCGAGATCGATCGGTTCGCTGCCGCCAATCCCAATCCGGGACGGACCGAGGCGTTCCATCGCCTCAACCGAGCCGAATACGCAAACGCGGTTCGCGATCTGTTGGCGCTCGATGTCGACGTGGAGGCGCTGCTTCCGGCGGACGACATCGACGAGCACGGCTTCGACAACATGGCGGACGTGTTGACGTTCTCGCCCTCTTTGATGGAGCGCTACCTGTCGGCGGCGCGGAAGACCGCTCGGTTGGTGGTCGGCGAGACCCCGCTTTCACCGGCGTCCGAGATCTACGACGTGCCGATTCTGCTCATCCAGGGCGACCGGATGGGTGACGATCTTCCGTTCGGCTCACGGGGCGGGATCGGCATCCGACATCACTTCCCGGTGGACGGCGAGTACGACCTCGCGATTCGGCTGCATCGGAACTACGTCAACTACATCCGCGGCTTGGGATCGGCGCACGAGCTGGAGGTGCGGCTCGACGGCGCGCTCGTGCGCACGTTCACGTTCGGCGGCGAGGAGCCGGATGTCCTGCAAGCACCGGCGGGCTACGCCGGAAACCAGTTCGGAGACCCGGAGTGGGAAGAGTACATGCTCTTCGCCGACGCCAATCTGCGCTTCCGGTTTCCGGCGCAGGCGGGCCCGCACGTCGTCGCGGTGTCGTTCGTGCGGAAGTTCACCGAGCCCGAGGGCGTGCTTCAGCCGCGGCAGAGCGTATTCGCTGCGGCGGTGAACGAAGAGCGCGACGGTAACGCGGCCGTCGAGAACGTGGCGATCACGGGACCTTTTGTGAGCGGTGGCCGGGGCGACACGCCGAGCCGGCGTGCGGTGTTCACTTGCCAGCCGGCGAGCGGGGCGTCGTCGGACGAAGAAGCGTGCGCTCGCGAAATCCTGTCGTCGCTCGCACGGCGCGCGTACCGGCGGCCCGTCGAGTCCGCCGATCTCGGAACGCTCATGGAGTTCTACCGGGCGGGACGCAGCGACGGCAGCTTCGACACAGGCATCCAGCTCGCTCTCGAACGCCTGCTCATCTCGCCCGATTTCCTATTTCGTATAGAGCGCGACCCGGACGACATCGCACCCGGGACAGCCTACGCGCTGAGCGATCTCGAGCTCGCCTCGCGGCTCTCGTTCTTCCTCTGGAGCAGCATCCCCGACGCTGAGCTACTCGAACTCGCGGAGCGTGGGAGGCTCCAGGACCCGGCAGTGCTCGAGCGGCAGACCCTGCGCATGCTCGCCGATCCCCGCTCGAAGGCCCTAGTACGCAACTTCGCCGGCCAATGGCTTTACCTGCGCAACCTGCGCAGCGTCGTGCCCGACGCGGTCACCTTTCCCGAATTCGACGAGAATCTGCGCGAAGCATTCTTGCAGGAGACCGAACTGTTCGTCGAGAGCATGATTCGCGATGACCGCAGCGTGGTCGATCTACTCAACGCCGACTACACCTACGCCAACGAGCGGCTCGCAGCTCACTACGGCATTCCCGGCGTCTATGGCAGCCACTTCCGCCGCGTTTCGCTGGAAGGCGAGCTGGCCGAGCGCCGAGGCGGCATTCTCGGTCACGGAAGCTTGCTGACAGTCACGTCCTATCCGAATCGCACGTCCCCGGTACTGCGCGGGAAATGGGTGCTGACGAACATTCTCGGGACCCCGCCGCGACCCCCGCCGGCCGATGTACCGGACCTCCCGGACCGCGGCGAGGCCGGCCAAGCGGCCACGATTCGTGATCGCTTGGCACAGCATCGCGAGAGCCCGGCCTGCGCCGGCTGCC from Gemmatimonadota bacterium carries:
- a CDS encoding DUF1592 domain-containing protein, whose amino-acid sequence is GEYCVTCHNDRLRRADLSFESLDLARVDQHLEIGERVARQLRTRAMPPVGRPRPDEETYDALAAWLETEIDRFAAANPNPGRTEAFHRLNRAEYANAVRDLLALDVDVEALLPADDIDEHGFDNMADVLTFSPSLMERYLSAARKTARLVVGETPLSPASEIYDVPILLIQGDRMGDDLPFGSRGGIGIRHHFPVDGEYDLAIRLHRNYVNYIRGLGSAHELEVRLDGALVRTFTFGGEEPDVLQAPAGYAGNQFGDPEWEEYMLFADANLRFRFPAQAGPHVVAVSFVRKFTEPEGVLQPRQSVFAAAVNEERDGNAAVENVAITGPFVSGGRGDTPSRRAVFTCQPASGASSDEEACAREILSSLARRAYRRPVESADLGTLMEFYRAGRSDGSFDTGIQLALERLLISPDFLFRIERDPDDIAPGTAYALSDLELASRLSFFLWSSIPDAELLELAERGRLQDPAVLERQTLRMLADPRSKALVRNFAGQWLYLRNLRSVVPDAVTFPEFDENLREAFLQETELFVESMIRDDRSVVDLLNADYTYANERLAAHYGIPGVYGSHFRRVSLEGELAERRGGILGHGSLLTVTSYPNRTSPVLRGKWVLTNILGTPPRPPPADVPDLPDRGEAGQAATIRDRLAQHRESPACAGCHAPMDPLGFALENYDAIGKWRTTGEADLPIDASGTLPDGTQFNGPSGLRTLLLERREQFVSTLTEKLLSYSIGRGPEYYDQPTVRGITRAAASQNYRWSSIIVGVVQSTPFRMRRSRS